From Microcystis aeruginosa NIES-2549, a single genomic window includes:
- a CDS encoding Uma2 family endonuclease: MITTLIEREAEPILISDLTWREFKAVEQLIDRPGLRLSFLDGVLEIRKMPGKKHETIKERIGALLEIYLEFLGLDFTPTGSVTLENEFEKVKREGDKSYELGANRKHPDLVIEVVVSSGGINKLEAYKRLQIPEVWFWMNDELLFYSLGNDGYEAVSKSQLLPSLDVGLLMRCINTENHAQALREFRAGIKIIESA, from the coding sequence ATGATAACTACACTCATTGAACGAGAAGCAGAACCAATTTTAATTAGTGACTTAACCTGGAGAGAATTTAAAGCTGTTGAACAGCTGATCGATCGCCCAGGGTTAAGGTTATCTTTTTTAGATGGAGTTTTGGAGATTAGAAAAATGCCAGGGAAAAAACACGAAACTATCAAAGAACGTATTGGTGCTTTACTAGAAATTTATTTAGAATTTTTGGGATTAGATTTTACTCCTACTGGTTCTGTCACCTTAGAAAATGAATTTGAAAAGGTTAAAAGAGAAGGTGATAAATCCTATGAGTTGGGAGCCAATAGAAAACATCCTGATTTAGTGATTGAGGTGGTTGTTAGTAGTGGAGGAATTAATAAACTGGAAGCATACAAACGCTTACAAATTCCCGAAGTTTGGTTTTGGATGAATGATGAGTTATTGTTTTATAGTTTAGGAAATGATGGATATGAAGCTGTTAGTAAATCGCAACTTTTACCGAGTTTAGATGTAGGTTTATTGATGCGTTGTATTAATACAGAAAATCATGCTCAAGCACTGCGGGAATTTAGAGCAGGGATAAAAATTATTGAATCAGCATAA
- a CDS encoding DHH family phosphoesterase has translation MMAELLSLVPAKSLETDVVVGEASAVCPLPPVTVSNDTLLISLIDRLRRTLENHRGENQIVVMQDFPDPDALSSAWAYQIIAEQYDIHCDIVYAGTLSHQENVALVKLTGLPAKRWGVHTLKDRDLSVYQGCVFVDGQGTNSQLTTLVKQAKIPIIVVIDHHTRQGDLEAEFVDIRPQIRATATMLTQYIQKGLISFNSSDTVHVKCATALMHGLRSDTNNLMQAQECEFIAAGYLSRFYDAQLLNAVLQSARSRRVMDVIERALKNRIIKNNYSIAGVGYLRYDDRDAIPQAADFLVTEENVHTALVYGIVHDEDEDIELVIGSMRTSKITLDPDEFLKEAFGQDNQGRFFGGGRYMAGGFEIPIGFLGGFNNNAEYAKLKWELYDTQIKQKLSHLVNPDEKVIRT, from the coding sequence ATGATGGCTGAATTGCTGAGTCTAGTTCCTGCCAAGTCCCTCGAAACCGATGTAGTGGTAGGGGAAGCGTCGGCAGTATGTCCCCTTCCTCCAGTCACGGTTAGTAATGATACCCTACTTATTTCCCTGATCGATCGCCTGCGACGTACTTTGGAAAATCATCGTGGCGAAAATCAAATTGTGGTGATGCAGGATTTCCCGGATCCCGATGCTCTTTCTAGTGCCTGGGCCTATCAAATTATCGCCGAACAGTACGATATTCACTGTGATATAGTCTACGCGGGTACTCTCTCCCATCAGGAAAATGTCGCCTTGGTAAAACTAACGGGTTTACCGGCTAAACGTTGGGGAGTCCATACCCTCAAGGATAGAGATCTTTCGGTTTATCAGGGTTGTGTTTTTGTCGATGGTCAGGGAACCAATAGTCAGTTAACCACTCTGGTTAAACAGGCAAAAATTCCCATTATTGTCGTGATTGATCATCATACTCGCCAAGGGGATCTAGAGGCGGAATTTGTCGATATTCGTCCCCAAATCCGGGCAACAGCGACGATGTTAACCCAATATATCCAAAAAGGGTTAATAAGTTTTAATAGTAGCGATACCGTCCATGTTAAGTGTGCCACAGCTTTGATGCACGGATTGCGATCGGATACGAATAATTTAATGCAAGCGCAAGAGTGTGAATTTATCGCTGCTGGTTATCTCAGTCGTTTCTACGATGCTCAATTATTAAACGCGGTCCTGCAATCGGCCAGATCCCGACGGGTGATGGATGTGATTGAACGGGCCCTGAAAAACCGTATTATTAAAAATAATTATTCGATCGCTGGGGTGGGTTATTTGCGTTATGATGACCGGGATGCGATTCCCCAGGCTGCCGATTTTTTGGTGACAGAAGAAAATGTTCACACGGCTTTAGTTTATGGTATCGTTCACGATGAAGATGAGGATATCGAGTTAGTCATCGGTTCTATGCGTACCAGTAAAATTACCCTAGATCCCGATGAATTTCTCAAGGAAGCTTTCGGACAGGATAACCAAGGTCGCTTTTTTGGTGGTGGTCGTTATATGGCCGGAGGTTTTGAAATTCCTATCGGTTTTCTCGGTGGTTTTAATAATAATGCCGAATACGCAAAACTTAAGTGGGAACTGTATGACACCCAAATTAAACAGAAACTTTCCCATCTAGTTAACCCTGATGAAAAGGTAATTCGCACCTAG
- a CDS encoding glycosyltransferase family 4 protein — MKFLFLHSNFPAQFRHLSTVLAQDPGNQVIFGTTRQQGEIAGVKKFIYKESRAVSPQTHHYVRPLESAVLQGQAVYGVCQQLKQQGFYPDIVYAHSGWGPGLFIKDIFPKTKFLAYFEWFYHAHGSDADFDPADPLNADAEARIRIKNAPILIDLVSCDRGLSPTIWQKQQFPPEFHSKLTVLHDGIDTDYFCPRPDVQLVIPEIGLDLSGVKEIVTYATRGMEPYRGFPQFMTAVSLILARRPNCHVVIVGEDRVAYGKTLPDGKTYKQLMLESLSLDLSRVHFTGSLPYGQYKQVLQASAAHIYLTRPFVLSWSMLEAMAMGCVVIGSDTPPVRELITDGENGLLVDFFSPQQIADRVDEVLDYPQGWQNLRLNARETIKQRYDLKQCLQDHLDWLLS; from the coding sequence ATGAAATTTTTATTCCTTCATTCCAACTTTCCCGCCCAATTTCGCCATTTAAGCACGGTTTTAGCTCAAGACCCCGGAAATCAAGTGATTTTCGGCACTACCCGGCAGCAGGGAGAGATAGCGGGGGTAAAAAAATTTATTTACAAGGAAAGTCGCGCTGTTTCTCCCCAAACCCATCATTATGTCCGTCCCCTGGAAAGTGCGGTTTTGCAAGGTCAAGCGGTTTATGGTGTTTGCCAACAACTGAAACAACAAGGATTTTATCCCGATATTGTCTATGCACATTCTGGCTGGGGGCCGGGCCTATTTATCAAGGATATTTTCCCGAAAACTAAGTTTTTAGCCTATTTTGAATGGTTTTATCATGCCCATGGTTCCGATGCTGATTTTGATCCGGCGGATCCCCTTAATGCTGATGCCGAGGCCCGGATTAGAATTAAAAATGCGCCAATCCTCATCGATCTGGTCAGTTGCGATCGAGGTTTATCGCCGACTATCTGGCAAAAACAACAATTTCCCCCCGAATTTCACTCGAAACTGACGGTTTTACACGATGGCATCGATACGGACTATTTCTGTCCCCGTCCCGATGTGCAGTTAGTGATTCCAGAGATAGGTTTAGATTTATCGGGTGTTAAGGAGATTGTCACCTATGCAACCCGGGGAATGGAACCCTATCGCGGTTTTCCCCAATTTATGACGGCTGTTTCCCTAATTTTAGCCCGTCGGCCTAACTGTCATGTGGTGATTGTCGGGGAGGATCGAGTCGCTTATGGAAAAACTCTACCGGACGGCAAAACCTATAAACAATTGATGTTAGAAAGCCTTTCTTTGGATTTATCCCGGGTGCATTTTACCGGTTCTCTGCCCTACGGTCAATATAAACAGGTTTTACAGGCATCAGCAGCCCATATCTATCTTACTCGTCCTTTTGTGCTTTCTTGGTCAATGTTAGAGGCTATGGCCATGGGTTGCGTCGTGATTGGTTCCGATACTCCCCCCGTGCGAGAATTAATTACCGATGGGGAAAATGGTTTATTAGTGGATTTCTTTTCTCCCCAACAAATAGCCGATCGCGTCGATGAAGTGTTAGATTATCCCCAGGGTTGGCAAAATCTGCGTTTAAATGCCAGGGAAACTATCAAGCAACGCTACGACCTCAAACAATGTTTACAGGATCATCTAGATTGGTTATTGAGTTGA
- a CDS encoding Uma2 family endonuclease translates to MVRQLDDSPKTTIVYPDSDGKPMADNTRQFRWITTIKANLDWLFANNADVFVAGDLLWYPVEGDNKTRQAPDVMVAFGRPKGERGSYQQWKENNIPPQVVFEILSPGNTQTEMTRKLLFYDRYGVEEYYIYNPDKNDLGGCIRRENRLESLENLDNWVSPRLGIRFQLAQPELLLYYPDGQPFTSYNQERQRAETERQRAETERQRAETERQRAERLAAKLRELNINPEET, encoded by the coding sequence ATGGTTAGACAACTCGACGACAGCCCGAAAACCACAATCGTCTATCCCGATAGCGATGGTAAACCGATGGCCGACAATACAAGACAATTTCGCTGGATTACGACGATTAAAGCGAATCTAGACTGGTTATTTGCCAATAATGCCGATGTTTTTGTCGCCGGTGATTTACTCTGGTATCCCGTGGAGGGAGATAATAAGACTCGACAAGCACCCGATGTCATGGTAGCTTTTGGCAGACCAAAAGGCGAAAGAGGTTCCTATCAACAGTGGAAAGAGAACAATATCCCCCCGCAAGTGGTTTTTGAAATTCTCTCTCCGGGTAATACCCAAACGGAAATGACCAGAAAACTACTGTTTTATGACCGTTATGGTGTGGAAGAATACTACATTTATAATCCCGATAAAAATGATTTGGGTGGCTGTATTCGTCGGGAAAATCGGCTCGAAAGTCTGGAAAATCTCGATAATTGGGTCAGTCCTCGCTTGGGCATTCGTTTTCAATTGGCCCAACCAGAGTTACTCTTGTATTATCCCGATGGTCAACCTTTCACCAGTTACAACCAAGAACGACAACGGGCCGAAACGGAACGACAACGGGCCGAAACGGAACGACAACGGGCCGAAACGGAACGACAACGGGCCGAAAGGTTAGCGGCAAAACTGCGGGAGTTAAATATTAATCCCGAAGAAACTTAA
- a CDS encoding ABC transporter substrate-binding protein has protein sequence MVKFWQGLTVFLISCLLLISLTACDNQVRRNQVVISVLSDPKTFNAVLSAESPNIFGLTYEGLLTENPITGKKEPVLAESWTISDDNLNIIFTIREGLKWSDGQPLTVDDVVFTYKYLYLNPDIPNNYRDSLRIGLKKEFPVITKLDNRRIEFKLPEAFAPFLDAVSSPILPKHALEKTIQKKSPDGRLEFLSTWGLDTPPDKIVFNGAYKLKEYITGQRIIFENNPYYWKKDAQGQQLPHITSVIWAIVESQDTTLLQFRSGSLDSIGVTPEFFSLLKTEEERGNFTIFNGGPAYGTQFIGFNLNQGKRDGKPLVEPIKSRWFNNLNFRQAIAYGINRQRMIDDIYRGLGEAQNSFLSIQSPFYDKTLKGYDYNPEKAKELLLEAGFKYNSDNLLVDADNNPVRFNLITNAGNKIREAIGAQIKNDLAAIGIQVDFQAIAFSNLVDKLSNSLDWEAHILGFTGDNEPHAPNIWYVDGNLHAFNQQPQPGSPPIQGWQAADWEKKIADLYVKGSQELDFEKRKVIYNEIQQLQQEYVPFIYLVNPLALGAVRNCFEGIQFSALGGAFWNLEELKKTCGGV, from the coding sequence ATGGTGAAATTTTGGCAGGGATTAACGGTATTTTTAATTTCTTGTTTATTGCTGATTTCTCTAACTGCTTGTGATAATCAAGTTAGACGCAATCAAGTGGTCATATCGGTATTAAGTGACCCAAAAACCTTTAATGCTGTTTTATCGGCCGAATCCCCGAATATTTTTGGTTTAACCTACGAAGGACTATTAACAGAAAATCCCATTACTGGCAAAAAAGAACCGGTCTTGGCAGAATCTTGGACAATTTCCGATGATAATTTGAACATTATTTTTACTATCAGAGAGGGTTTAAAATGGTCAGATGGTCAACCCTTAACCGTTGATGATGTGGTTTTTACCTATAAATATTTATATCTAAATCCTGATATTCCTAATAACTACCGCGATAGTTTAAGAATAGGATTAAAAAAAGAATTTCCAGTTATCACTAAACTAGATAATCGCAGAATCGAATTTAAACTACCCGAAGCTTTTGCCCCTTTTTTAGATGCTGTCAGTTCACCAATTTTACCTAAACACGCTTTAGAAAAAACTATTCAGAAAAAAAGCCCGGATGGTAGGTTAGAATTTCTCTCCACTTGGGGGTTAGATACTCCTCCCGATAAAATTGTTTTTAATGGTGCTTATAAACTAAAAGAATATATCACGGGACAAAGGATTATTTTTGAGAATAACCCTTACTATTGGAAAAAAGATGCCCAGGGACAACAATTACCCCATATAACTTCAGTAATTTGGGCAATTGTTGAATCTCAGGATACAACTTTACTACAATTTCGTTCGGGAAGTTTAGATTCTATTGGGGTAACTCCCGAATTTTTCTCCCTCTTAAAAACCGAAGAAGAAAGAGGAAATTTCACTATTTTTAACGGTGGACCTGCCTACGGAACCCAATTTATCGGTTTTAATCTCAATCAAGGCAAACGCGACGGGAAACCCCTAGTAGAGCCAATTAAATCCAGGTGGTTTAATAACTTAAATTTCCGTCAAGCTATTGCCTACGGCATTAATCGTCAAAGAATGATTGATGATATCTATCGAGGATTGGGAGAAGCACAAAACTCTTTTCTTTCTATCCAATCGCCTTTTTACGATAAAACCCTGAAAGGTTACGATTATAATCCCGAAAAAGCCAAAGAATTATTATTAGAGGCGGGATTTAAGTATAATAGTGATAATCTCTTAGTCGATGCTGATAATAATCCCGTTAGATTTAACCTGATTACTAATGCGGGTAACAAAATCCGGGAAGCAATTGGCGCACAAATTAAAAATGATTTAGCCGCAATAGGAATTCAAGTGGATTTTCAAGCGATCGCTTTTAGCAATTTAGTTGATAAACTAAGTAATAGTCTAGATTGGGAAGCACATATTTTAGGTTTTACCGGCGATAATGAACCCCACGCCCCCAATATTTGGTATGTAGATGGAAATCTCCACGCTTTTAACCAACAACCTCAACCCGGCAGCCCTCCGATTCAAGGCTGGCAAGCGGCGGATTGGGAGAAAAAAATCGCCGATTTATACGTCAAAGGTTCCCAAGAATTAGACTTTGAGAAGCGCAAAGTTATCTATAATGAGATTCAACAACTTCAACAGGAATACGTCCCCTTTATTTATCTAGTTAATCCCCTCGCTTTGGGGGCCGTGCGTAACTGCTTTGAAGGAATACAATTCTCCGCCTTGGGTGGAGCATTCTGGAATCTCGAAGAATTAAAGAAAACCTGTGGAGGTGTTTAA
- a CDS encoding glycosyltransferase → MTHFGILCPTASGHINPLLPLGKELQKRGHKVTCFLTIDGEEMVQAAGLDFQAIAPDKYPKGTSAKNLAEIGQLRGTAAVRRTVQSVTNSTAALFETIPQEMRRLGIDALIVDQVSPSGGTIAEKLAIPFVSFAGALVLNRDPLIPPFMTTWDYNPSFIGVIRNKIGYKLLDSLTRPLNELINRQRQEWGLIPYQNINQRYSPLAQISQQPAEFEFPRQNLPAHFHFTGPFHDSSTRKTIPFPYEKLTGQPLIYASLGTIQTRLQSTFNAIAEACADLPVQLVLSLGNTDSNIQITTKNALVVPYAPQLELLTRASLTITPAGLNTTLESFAQAVPMVAIPIANDQPGVSARIKWSGTGEVIPISRLEVPRLHKAIEKVLSVPSYRENALRMQKALQKTGGVKMAADIVEKAISTGQPVLSV, encoded by the coding sequence ATGACTCATTTTGGCATTCTTTGTCCCACCGCTTCTGGACATATTAATCCTCTCCTACCTTTAGGAAAAGAATTACAAAAACGCGGTCATAAAGTTACCTGTTTTCTAACTATTGATGGTGAAGAAATGGTGCAAGCAGCCGGGTTAGATTTTCAGGCAATTGCACCCGACAAATATCCGAAAGGCACATCAGCCAAAAATTTAGCCGAAATTGGTCAATTACGGGGAACAGCCGCCGTCCGTCGCACGGTACAATCAGTGACTAATTCTACCGCTGCCCTCTTTGAAACTATCCCTCAAGAGATGCGTCGCTTGGGAATTGATGCCCTAATTGTCGATCAAGTCTCCCCCTCAGGGGGTACAATCGCAGAAAAATTAGCTATTCCCTTTGTCAGTTTTGCTGGGGCATTGGTTTTAAATCGTGACCCGCTTATTCCGCCCTTTATGACTACTTGGGACTATAATCCCTCATTTATCGGGGTTATTCGCAATAAAATTGGCTATAAACTCCTTGACTCTCTGACTCGTCCTCTGAATGAGTTAATCAACCGGCAGCGTCAAGAATGGGGATTAATTCCCTATCAAAACATCAATCAACGCTATTCCCCCCTTGCCCAAATTAGCCAACAACCTGCCGAATTCGAGTTTCCTCGGCAAAATTTACCCGCTCACTTTCACTTTACCGGTCCCTTTCACGATTCCTCCACCAGAAAAACGATTCCTTTTCCCTACGAAAAATTAACCGGACAACCCTTGATTTATGCTTCCCTTGGTACAATTCAAACTCGCCTACAATCGACTTTTAATGCGATCGCCGAAGCCTGTGCCGATTTGCCGGTACAATTAGTTTTATCCTTGGGCAACACCGACTCTAACATTCAAATAACGACAAAAAACGCCCTAGTTGTTCCCTACGCTCCCCAATTAGAGCTTTTAACTAGAGCCTCTCTTACTATCACCCCCGCAGGCTTAAATACTACCCTAGAATCCTTTGCCCAAGCTGTACCGATGGTGGCCATTCCCATCGCTAACGACCAACCGGGGGTATCTGCTCGGATAAAATGGTCGGGGACAGGGGAAGTGATTCCGATTTCCCGTCTAGAAGTTCCCCGTTTACACAAGGCGATTGAAAAGGTGTTATCCGTCCCCAGTTACCGAGAAAATGCCCTGAGAATGCAAAAAGCACTACAGAAGACTGGAGGAGTGAAAATGGCCGCCGATATCGTCGAAAAAGCCATTTCTACCGGCCAACCAGTCCTATCGGTATAA
- the aroC gene encoding chorismate synthase: MGNTFGRLFRVSTFGESHGGGVGVVIDGCPPRLEISEEEIQIDLDRRKPGQSRIVTPRRENDICEIISGVFDGKTLGTPIAILVRNQDARSQDYNEMAEKFRPSHADATYEAKYGIRNWKGGGRSSARETIGRVAAGAIAKKILKSVYNVEIIGYVKRIKDIEAIIDPNTVTLDEVESNIVRCPNGETAAQMIALIDQIRLNKDSIGGVVECVARNVPKGLGEPVFDKLEADLAKGMMSLPASKGFEIGSGFAGTFLTGSEHNDEYFIDDNGEIRTTSNRSGGIQGGISNGENIIIRTAFKPTATIGKEQKTVTRSGEETTLAAKGRHDPCVLPRAVPMVEAMMALVLCDHLLRFQGQCTISDRFF, from the coding sequence ATGGGTAACACTTTCGGACGACTATTTCGGGTTTCCACTTTTGGAGAATCTCACGGGGGTGGGGTAGGAGTGGTTATCGATGGTTGTCCTCCGCGCTTAGAAATTTCCGAAGAGGAGATTCAAATCGATTTAGACCGTCGCAAACCGGGACAAAGCAGAATCGTGACCCCGCGTCGGGAAAATGACATTTGTGAGATAATTTCGGGCGTTTTTGACGGCAAAACCCTCGGTACACCGATCGCTATTTTAGTGCGGAATCAGGATGCTCGTTCGCAAGATTACAACGAAATGGCCGAGAAATTCCGACCTTCCCATGCGGATGCCACCTACGAAGCAAAATACGGCATTCGCAACTGGAAAGGAGGAGGCAGATCTTCGGCCCGGGAAACCATCGGCCGGGTGGCTGCAGGAGCGATCGCTAAAAAAATCCTTAAATCTGTCTATAATGTCGAGATTATCGGCTATGTGAAGCGAATTAAAGATATTGAGGCAATCATCGACCCCAACACCGTCACCCTCGACGAGGTGGAAAGTAATATAGTGCGTTGTCCCAACGGGGAAACGGCCGCCCAAATGATCGCCCTGATCGACCAAATTCGCCTGAATAAAGACTCGATCGGCGGTGTGGTGGAATGTGTAGCCAGAAATGTGCCGAAAGGTCTAGGAGAACCCGTTTTTGATAAGCTAGAAGCCGATTTAGCTAAGGGGATGATGTCCTTACCCGCGAGTAAGGGATTTGAAATCGGATCGGGATTCGCGGGAACCTTCTTAACCGGCAGCGAACACAATGACGAGTATTTTATCGATGATAACGGGGAAATTCGCACCACGAGCAATCGTTCGGGAGGCATCCAAGGAGGAATCAGTAACGGTGAAAATATTATTATCCGCACCGCTTTTAAACCCACCGCAACTATCGGTAAAGAACAAAAAACCGTGACGCGCAGCGGGGAAGAAACCACCCTGGCAGCCAAAGGAAGACACGATCCTTGTGTTTTACCCCGAGCTGTCCCCATGGTGGAAGCGATGATGGCTTTGGTATTATGCGATCATCTGCTCCGTTTTCAGGGACAATGTACGATTAGCGATCGCTTTTTCTAA
- a CDS encoding citrate synthase gives MTVCEYRPGLEGIPAAQSSISFVDGQKGILEYRGIRIEELAEKSTFLETAYLLIWGVLPTGAELEEFADEIRYHRRIKYRIEDMMKCFPEKGHPMDALQTSAAALGLYYARRALDNPEYIRQAVVRLLAKIPTMVAAFQLIRKGNHPIQPNDSLDYAANFLYMLTERRPTDLAAKVFDVCLTLHAEHTMNASTFSAMVTASTLTDPYGVIASAVGTLAGPLHGGANEEVLLMLEEIGSVANVRPYVEKCIANKQKVMGFGHRVYKVKDPRATILQNLAEQLFAELGSDEYYDIALELEKAMVDIYGEKGIYPNVDFYSGLVYRKLGIPNDLFTPIFAISRVAGWLAHWKEQLNTNRIFRPTQIYTGEHEVPYTPIEERS, from the coding sequence ATGACAGTTTGTGAATATCGGCCAGGTTTAGAAGGAATTCCCGCCGCCCAATCGAGTATCAGCTTTGTGGATGGGCAAAAGGGAATCTTAGAGTATCGGGGCATTCGGATTGAGGAACTCGCCGAAAAAAGTACCTTCCTCGAAACCGCCTATCTCCTTATCTGGGGTGTTCTGCCCACGGGGGCGGAACTGGAAGAATTTGCCGATGAAATCCGTTATCATCGACGCATCAAGTACCGTATCGAAGACATGATGAAATGCTTCCCCGAAAAAGGTCATCCCATGGATGCGCTACAAACTTCGGCGGCGGCTTTGGGGTTATACTATGCCCGTCGGGCTTTGGATAATCCCGAATATATCCGTCAGGCAGTAGTGCGGCTATTAGCGAAAATCCCCACCATGGTGGCGGCGTTTCAATTGATTCGCAAAGGTAATCACCCCATTCAGCCCAATGATAGCCTTGATTATGCGGCCAATTTCCTCTATATGTTGACGGAAAGACGACCAACGGATTTAGCGGCGAAGGTTTTCGATGTCTGTTTGACTCTCCACGCCGAACATACCATGAATGCCTCGACTTTTTCGGCCATGGTGACGGCCTCCACTTTAACCGACCCCTACGGTGTCATCGCTTCAGCCGTGGGAACTCTCGCCGGCCCCCTCCACGGTGGGGCCAACGAGGAAGTATTGTTAATGTTAGAGGAAATCGGTTCGGTGGCTAATGTTCGTCCCTATGTGGAAAAATGTATCGCCAATAAACAAAAAGTTATGGGTTTTGGACACCGGGTATATAAAGTTAAGGATCCCCGGGCGACGATTTTACAAAATCTTGCCGAACAATTATTCGCGGAATTAGGTTCCGATGAATACTACGATATCGCGCTAGAATTAGAAAAGGCAATGGTGGATATCTATGGTGAAAAAGGTATCTATCCTAATGTGGATTTCTATTCGGGATTGGTCTATCGGAAATTAGGTATCCCCAATGATTTGTTTACCCCGATTTTTGCCATCTCCCGGGTGGCCGGTTGGTTGGCCCACTGGAAAGAACAATTAAATACTAACCGCATTTTCCGTCCTACCCAAATCTACACTGGAGAACACGAAGTCCCCTATACACCGATCGAAGAACGTTCTTAG
- a CDS encoding cation:proton antiporter: protein MSLESTANEAIAHNLEQFLLVLTISLSVATLSRTVAFLRKIPYTLLLVIVGMGLAFLDLRLVNLSPELILEIFLPPLLFEAAWNIPWAKLKEYWVTIVLFAVIGVIISVLGVAYPLHIFANLPLSIAFLLGAALAATDPVSVIALFKELGASKKLTILMEGESLFNDGVAVVAFVLLVGIPLGVDTFSVPVTIARFCTFVGIGIGVGCVIGFGISYLTQRFDLPFVEQSLTLVSAYGTYLVTEKLGGSGVIGVVIVGIILGNLGSRIGMSPRTRLVVSEFWEFIAFFVNSIIFLLIGDQTRFESLGSHLTGILIAIAAMVVSRLFSIFGLGGISNLITGNSVNFKERTVLWWGGLRGSVSIALALSVPTSIPYRQEIIDVVFGVVLFTLLVQGLSIQWLLNALNLIGDQPIRSEYSALIARQIALTRVANYLQQPERFPDIDTEFYRDKKTLVEGQLKSLGDQLQKLLEEHPQLKDVVAEQFQDTLLDIEANTYAELIRAGRLNENLVPLLVEVEEEKEMGHDSY, encoded by the coding sequence CTAATGAGGCGATCGCTCATAATTTAGAGCAATTCCTGCTAGTTTTGACCATTTCCTTGAGTGTCGCCACTTTATCGAGAACCGTTGCCTTCCTCCGCAAAATTCCCTACACCCTGCTGTTAGTTATTGTCGGTATGGGTTTAGCTTTTTTAGATTTGCGTCTAGTTAATCTTTCCCCGGAATTAATTCTGGAAATTTTTCTGCCTCCCCTCCTTTTTGAAGCCGCTTGGAATATTCCTTGGGCTAAATTAAAGGAATATTGGGTTACTATCGTCCTTTTTGCCGTTATCGGGGTGATTATCTCCGTTTTGGGGGTCGCCTATCCCCTACATATCTTTGCTAATTTACCCCTATCGATCGCTTTCCTGTTGGGTGCTGCCCTAGCTGCCACCGATCCCGTCTCTGTAATTGCCCTATTTAAAGAATTGGGGGCCAGTAAAAAACTGACGATCCTGATGGAAGGGGAAAGTCTCTTTAATGATGGGGTCGCTGTGGTGGCTTTCGTCCTCTTGGTGGGGATTCCCTTGGGAGTCGATACCTTTTCCGTCCCCGTCACGATCGCTCGTTTCTGCACCTTTGTGGGGATTGGCATCGGTGTGGGTTGCGTGATCGGTTTCGGCATTTCCTACCTTACCCAACGCTTCGATTTGCCTTTTGTGGAACAGTCTCTGACTCTAGTTTCTGCATACGGAACCTATCTCGTCACGGAAAAATTAGGCGGATCCGGTGTGATTGGGGTGGTAATTGTCGGGATTATTCTCGGTAATCTCGGTTCGCGCATTGGTATGAGTCCCCGCACGCGCCTGGTAGTTAGCGAATTTTGGGAATTTATCGCCTTTTTTGTCAATTCTATCATCTTTTTACTGATCGGTGATCAAACCCGTTTTGAGAGTCTCGGCAGTCACTTAACTGGGATTTTAATAGCGATCGCTGCTATGGTGGTTTCCCGTCTGTTCTCAATTTTTGGACTAGGGGGAATTAGTAACCTAATTACGGGTAATAGCGTCAATTTTAAGGAAAGAACGGTGTTATGGTGGGGAGGATTACGCGGTTCGGTTTCGATCGCCCTAGCGTTAAGTGTTCCTACGTCTATCCCCTACCGTCAAGAAATTATTGACGTGGTTTTTGGGGTGGTTTTATTTACTTTATTGGTGCAAGGATTATCTATACAATGGCTATTAAATGCCCTCAATCTTATCGGTGATCAACCGATTCGTAGCGAATATTCGGCCTTAATTGCTCGTCAAATTGCCTTAACTAGGGTTGCCAATTATCTGCAACAACCAGAACGTTTTCCCGATATCGATACCGAATTTTATCGCGACAAAAAAACTCTGGTGGAAGGACAATTAAAGTCCTTGGGCGATCAGTTGCAAAAATTACTAGAGGAACACCCACAATTAAAAGATGTGGTAGCCGAACAATTTCAAGATACTTTACTCGATATCGAAGCTAATACCTACGCAGAATTAATTCGAGCCGGTCGTTTAAATGAAAATCTCGTTCCCCTTTTAGTCGAGGTAGAAGAAGAAAAAGAGATGGGGCATGATAGTTATTAG